A genomic stretch from Pseudomonas sp. MUP55 includes:
- a CDS encoding response regulator, with the protein MSTSTILVVEDDAIVRMLIVDVLEELEFAVLEAADAQEALQVVKANDTVIDLMMTDVGLPDMDGKELANLVRTLRPTLPILFASGYAETIDVPAGMQVIGKPFSIDQLRDKVKSMLPA; encoded by the coding sequence ATGTCTACCTCCACCATCCTTGTTGTCGAAGACGACGCCATTGTGCGCATGCTGATCGTCGATGTGCTTGAGGAGTTGGAGTTCGCAGTGCTTGAGGCCGCAGATGCGCAAGAGGCGCTGCAGGTGGTGAAGGCCAATGACACGGTCATTGACCTGATGATGACCGACGTGGGCCTTCCGGACATGGACGGCAAGGAATTGGCGAACCTGGTCCGTACGCTGCGCCCTACCCTGCCTATCCTGTTCGCCAGCGGCTATGCCGAAACGATCGACGTGCCGGCCGGCATGCAGGTGATTGGCAAGCCATTTTCGATCGATCAACTGCGCGATAAAGTCAAATCCATGTTGCCCGCGTAA